Proteins from a single region of Chloroherpeton thalassium ATCC 35110:
- the dnaN gene encoding DNA polymerase III subunit beta, with amino-acid sequence MKFSSSIKHLSEAVNNTVLALPAKATDARYESINLKLEQNKLSLFATDGDISLTLQTNVESSDSGAASLNAKKFQDVLRNMYDAIAEFSVTEKESAEQLSFLIKTDRGSYVISAQAGFEEESAGSLQFDLNFPISREHLAGLIDKTIFAASTDGMRPAMMGVLFEIEAETIRAVSTDGHRLVKITRNHNTGAEGKLKIIVPSRVLGIVRKLFSEDGDVEISIDANSQRIRFRMGETILLCSLVSENYPNYEAVIPLENDKTMLLNRSNLLGSVKRVGRFSSRGDVRFHVQENSLAVSAENADEGASADESVPCEYKDEAILIGFNSKFIEDALQHLNAEEVIFQFSSPTRAAIILPKQEEDANEDVLMLVMPVRINV; translated from the coding sequence ATGAAATTTTCGTCGTCCATAAAACATCTTTCGGAAGCCGTTAATAATACGGTACTTGCTTTGCCCGCGAAAGCCACCGATGCTCGTTATGAGAGTATTAATCTCAAACTTGAGCAGAATAAGTTGTCGCTTTTTGCAACCGATGGAGATATTTCCTTAACCCTGCAAACTAATGTAGAATCTTCAGACTCGGGGGCAGCATCGCTCAACGCGAAGAAATTTCAGGATGTCCTACGCAACATGTACGATGCGATCGCTGAATTTAGCGTGACTGAAAAGGAATCGGCTGAGCAGCTCAGTTTTTTGATCAAAACAGACAGAGGCTCTTATGTTATTTCTGCACAGGCGGGTTTTGAGGAAGAAAGCGCAGGCTCGCTTCAGTTCGATTTAAACTTTCCCATTTCTCGAGAGCACTTAGCGGGATTAATTGATAAAACGATTTTTGCGGCCAGCACCGACGGGATGCGTCCGGCCATGATGGGTGTGCTGTTTGAAATCGAGGCCGAAACCATTCGTGCGGTTTCAACCGACGGCCACAGGCTTGTGAAAATCACTCGCAATCACAACACCGGCGCGGAAGGAAAGTTGAAAATTATTGTTCCATCGCGTGTGTTGGGTATTGTCCGCAAGCTTTTTTCGGAAGATGGGGATGTGGAAATTTCAATTGATGCAAATAGCCAGCGCATTCGTTTTCGCATGGGCGAGACCATTTTGCTTTGCAGCTTGGTTTCGGAAAATTATCCAAATTACGAAGCCGTCATTCCGCTTGAAAATGATAAAACGATGCTGCTAAATCGCTCAAACTTATTAGGCTCGGTAAAGCGTGTCGGGCGGTTTTCGTCACGCGGCGATGTGCGTTTTCATGTGCAAGAAAACTCGCTCGCGGTTTCGGCAGAAAATGCTGACGAAGGCGCATCCGCCGACGAAAGCGTCCCATGCGAGTATAAAGACGAGGCAATTTTAATCGGCTTTAATTCCAAGTTTATCGAAGACGCGCTGCAGCACTTGAACGCAGAGGAAGTCATTTTCCAGTTTAGCTCGCCGACACGCGCCGCCATTATTCTTCCGAAGCAAGAAGAAGATGCAAATGAAGACGTCCTGATGCTGGTTATGCCAGTTCGGATTAATGTATAA
- a CDS encoding T9SS type A sorting domain-containing protein, protein MKTLFYSLVILLILMASSVNAQTVKSTEGQKTESKEDKTSSLASKPTDGKTLPTAKSSEYFTEQFTGENLDIFDLGCRSLTFSPDGSGSYTYSTSSITNLPTTDYGTSISLGNDDSQPCALEDGKSIWLYGVEYTECFIGSNGYITFNIGETTSKSTLEKHFKKPRISMLFNDLSPNNGGEVYYNQLSDRLVITFVNVPEYGSYELNTFQSELYFDGKIVLSYLNICSLNSFIVGLSDGNGLPSDFLETDFVVTDVASGVLEFSAGNTDSHSHEAVGITVQFTTPNSSSLILSISRIDAIPSIVNALPSGIQGLYSRYWAVEASETLDGKYDITLDLTGLSGMSCSSLYMLKREVTLMEGTPFPLEWIKVEDLGGTIDQSNCPTSITISGLDAFSEFVVARAEDSELPVELTSFRGSSTSDGVRLQWQTASEQDNAGFILYRNGLEIASYENTNALVGQGTTSSATNYAMTDEEVTVGETYTYKIQSVDLSGTQHDCETPVTVTVQAIENTESQPTTYALKQNYPNPFNPTTNIEFSLKQAGKVTFQVFDILGRVVYKSVLQGKAGENTPIQFSGDGLNSGVYFYQVSANGFSSTKKMMLLK, encoded by the coding sequence ATGAAAACCTTATTCTATTCGTTAGTTATTCTGCTCATTTTAATGGCTTCGTCGGTTAATGCGCAGACGGTGAAATCAACCGAAGGGCAAAAAACAGAATCGAAAGAAGACAAAACTTCAAGTTTGGCTTCTAAGCCAACTGATGGGAAAACTCTTCCTACGGCGAAATCTTCAGAATATTTCACAGAGCAATTTACAGGTGAAAATCTTGACATTTTTGATTTGGGCTGCCGCTCATTAACATTTTCCCCGGATGGCAGTGGGAGCTATACATATAGCACTTCGTCAATTACGAATTTGCCAACTACCGACTATGGAACATCAATCTCCTTAGGCAACGACGACTCTCAGCCTTGCGCTTTGGAAGATGGAAAAAGCATTTGGCTCTATGGTGTTGAATACACCGAATGCTTCATTGGCAGCAATGGATACATCACTTTCAATATTGGGGAGACCACAAGCAAGAGCACTTTGGAAAAGCATTTCAAAAAGCCTCGCATATCCATGCTTTTTAATGACTTAAGTCCAAATAACGGTGGGGAAGTGTATTACAATCAGCTTTCTGATCGATTAGTCATTACTTTTGTGAACGTGCCTGAATATGGCTCATACGAACTGAACACCTTTCAATCGGAGCTGTATTTTGATGGTAAAATTGTCTTGTCTTATCTGAATATTTGTTCCTTGAATAGCTTCATTGTTGGCTTATCGGATGGAAATGGCCTTCCCAGTGATTTCTTAGAAACCGATTTTGTCGTTACCGATGTGGCAAGCGGCGTGTTGGAATTTTCTGCAGGAAATACTGATTCACATAGTCACGAGGCCGTAGGCATTACGGTTCAATTTACCACGCCAAATTCATCTTCTCTTATTTTGAGCATTTCCAGGATTGACGCTATCCCAAGCATTGTAAATGCTTTACCTTCCGGCATTCAAGGTCTTTATTCTCGTTACTGGGCGGTTGAGGCTTCTGAAACATTGGATGGCAAATACGACATCACACTCGATTTAACAGGCTTATCTGGTATGAGTTGTAGCTCGCTTTACATGCTAAAACGGGAAGTAACTTTAATGGAAGGGACGCCATTCCCGCTCGAATGGATAAAAGTTGAAGATTTAGGTGGCACGATCGATCAATCAAATTGTCCTACGTCCATCACGATAAGTGGATTAGATGCATTCTCAGAGTTTGTGGTTGCGAGAGCTGAGGATAGTGAGCTCCCTGTTGAATTGACAAGTTTCAGAGGCAGTTCCACCAGCGACGGCGTGCGATTGCAATGGCAAACGGCTTCTGAACAAGACAACGCCGGTTTTATCCTTTATCGCAACGGCCTGGAAATTGCTTCTTATGAAAATACCAACGCGCTCGTGGGACAAGGCACTACAAGCAGCGCAACAAACTACGCGATGACAGATGAGGAGGTGACTGTCGGGGAAACATATACCTATAAAATCCAAAGTGTGGATCTTAGCGGTACGCAGCACGATTGTGAAACGCCGGTAACCGTTACGGTTCAAGCGATCGAAAATACGGAATCTCAGCCCACAACATACGCGCTGAAACAAAACTATCCGAACCCGTTCAACCCGACCACAAACATTGAATTTAGCTTGAAACAAGCAGGCAAAGTCACCTTCCAAGTGTTTGACATTCTCGGGCGTGTGGTTTATAAATCTGTTCTGCAAGGCAAAGCGGGCGAAAACACGCCGATTCAATTCAGCGGTGATGGGTTGAACAGCGGCGTTTATTTCTACCAAGTGAGCGCAAACGGATTTTCTTCCACGAAAAAAATGATGCTCTTGAAGTAA
- a CDS encoding DUF721 domain-containing protein yields the protein MPYTDEPRSFGSVLEVLYKKLGLEGYAKEFKAVSVWGTVVGPHIARVSEVEKIVNGVLYVKVKNSAWRNELNFKKVTIIHQLNKHIGQELVIDIVFR from the coding sequence ATGCCATACACGGATGAACCGCGCTCTTTTGGGAGCGTGCTTGAGGTGCTTTATAAAAAACTTGGCCTTGAAGGATACGCGAAAGAGTTTAAAGCTGTGAGCGTTTGGGGAACTGTTGTTGGGCCTCACATTGCACGAGTCTCCGAAGTTGAAAAAATTGTGAATGGCGTTTTATATGTGAAAGTGAAAAATTCGGCTTGGCGAAATGAACTGAACTTCAAGAAAGTGACCATCATCCACCAACTCAATAAACACATTGGTCAGGAGCTTGTCATTGACATTGTGTTTCGATAA
- the ftsZ gene encoding cell division protein FtsZ produces the protein MGFEIDKTDKGLGAKIKLIGVGGCGGNAVNNMIERRIEGVEFIVCNTDVQALENSKAPVRVQIGKSTTSGLGAGAEPSRGRQAAEEDREEISELIRGCDMVFITAGMGKGTGTGAAPVLASIAKNLGVLTIGIVTMPFKFEGRKKWEIAENGIAELRKHVDTLIVVQNEKILNIASDDADVKEAYDIANDVLYRAAKGISDIITKHGHVNVDFADVKGIMTDAGDAVMGSSTAAGENRAMKAAMEAISSPLLDGVSIKGATGVLVNITGDVKMRDMAEAMSYIEEEAGSEAKIINGYVQDNSVPGEISITVIATGFNKMAGKPQHATGKPIRVVRQEDQTPPPRKPEENRGNINTLADDLHSGDEAPAFIKQGRKTYQPSPENADANLQQDENPQPEQPRPYQNPSPGQDRIRKSNTDTPAFLRKIMD, from the coding sequence ATGGGCTTTGAAATAGACAAGACCGACAAAGGATTAGGCGCGAAAATAAAGCTAATTGGTGTCGGAGGTTGTGGAGGCAATGCTGTCAATAACATGATTGAGCGCCGCATTGAAGGCGTTGAATTCATTGTATGCAATACCGACGTGCAGGCACTCGAAAACTCCAAGGCACCGGTTCGAGTTCAAATAGGAAAATCAACGACCTCAGGTCTCGGCGCCGGCGCAGAACCATCTCGCGGGAGACAAGCAGCTGAGGAAGATCGTGAAGAAATTTCCGAACTGATTCGCGGATGCGACATGGTGTTTATCACTGCCGGCATGGGCAAAGGCACGGGCACAGGCGCAGCACCTGTACTTGCCAGCATTGCCAAAAACCTTGGTGTATTAACCATTGGCATTGTTACCATGCCATTCAAGTTTGAGGGACGCAAAAAATGGGAAATTGCCGAAAATGGCATTGCAGAACTTCGCAAGCATGTCGATACACTCATTGTCGTCCAAAATGAAAAGATCCTAAACATCGCAAGCGATGATGCAGACGTCAAAGAAGCTTACGATATTGCCAACGATGTGCTTTATCGTGCAGCAAAAGGAATCTCTGACATTATCACAAAGCACGGACATGTTAATGTCGATTTTGCCGACGTCAAAGGCATCATGACCGATGCTGGCGACGCGGTTATGGGCTCTTCGACCGCAGCAGGTGAAAACCGTGCAATGAAAGCAGCGATGGAAGCGATTTCAAGTCCGCTTCTCGATGGCGTTTCTATCAAAGGCGCAACGGGCGTTTTGGTCAACATTACGGGCGATGTCAAAATGCGCGATATGGCCGAAGCCATGAGCTACATTGAAGAAGAAGCTGGCTCTGAAGCGAAAATCATTAACGGATACGTTCAAGACAACTCCGTTCCTGGAGAAATTAGTATCACGGTTATTGCAACGGGTTTTAACAAAATGGCTGGCAAACCACAACATGCCACAGGAAAGCCGATTCGGGTTGTTCGCCAGGAAGACCAAACCCCGCCGCCGCGAAAACCGGAGGAAAATCGGGGAAATATCAACACATTGGCTGATGATCTGCATTCAGGAGATGAAGCACCGGCTTTTATTAAGCAAGGAAGAAAGACCTACCAGCCATCACCCGAAAATGCCGATGCTAATTTGCAGCAAGACGAAAATCCTCAGCCGGAGCAACCGCGTCCATATCAGAATCCGTCGCCCGGGCAAGATCGTATTAGAAAGTCAAATACGGATACGCCGGCATTTCTCAGAAAAATCATGGACTAA
- a CDS encoding cell division protein FtsQ/DivIB — translation MSSFVEFPDEEPARPKKASYDSYVEQHEQVLSDSGTIPEAPESPVVEKKLAGKSKWKNNRIWPAVFSIVGLFTFFVLAQLWMKDATLRGFVVTGNNIIKTSEVTDKLKNLLGKRLEDIKLSDVEKEISKLNYAGKVVATKEMPGNIRIKIYERRPIALVEINGEIKFLSEDRMLLNYEPKVLDRQRLPMLTGFKAVHTKKNGMSYLDSTEVSGAISLLAATERSEFAHFILGEINVSDPKKLYARTSDADAKFIFGDNGNFDQKLDNMEVFWKQVITKRGVGVFDYVDLRFDGKIFAR, via the coding sequence CATTCGTCGAGTTTCCAGATGAAGAACCAGCGCGACCTAAAAAAGCTTCTTACGACAGTTATGTAGAACAACACGAACAGGTGCTTTCCGATTCAGGTACAATACCAGAAGCGCCTGAATCGCCAGTCGTTGAAAAAAAGCTGGCGGGGAAAAGCAAGTGGAAAAATAATCGCATTTGGCCAGCCGTTTTTTCCATCGTAGGCCTTTTTACTTTTTTTGTATTGGCTCAACTTTGGATGAAAGATGCAACCCTCAGAGGATTTGTGGTAACAGGAAATAACATCATAAAAACCTCTGAAGTGACCGACAAGCTTAAAAATTTGTTAGGAAAACGGTTGGAAGACATTAAGCTGAGCGATGTTGAAAAAGAAATTAGCAAGCTAAACTATGCGGGTAAAGTGGTAGCGACCAAAGAAATGCCAGGAAATATCCGTATCAAAATCTACGAGCGTCGCCCGATTGCCCTTGTTGAAATTAACGGGGAAATCAAGTTTCTTTCAGAAGATAGAATGTTGTTAAATTATGAACCAAAAGTTTTAGATCGGCAGCGGCTGCCAATGCTAACAGGCTTCAAAGCGGTTCATACCAAAAAAAATGGCATGAGCTACTTAGACAGCACGGAAGTTAGCGGGGCGATTTCTCTTTTAGCAGCAACGGAGCGCAGCGAGTTTGCGCACTTCATTTTAGGAGAAATCAATGTTTCTGACCCGAAAAAACTTTATGCTCGAACAAGCGATGCCGATGCCAAGTTTATTTTTGGAGATAACGGAAATTTTGACCAAAAGCTTGATAACATGGAAGTATTTTGGAAACAAGTTATAACCAAACGAGGGGTGGGGGTTTTTGATTACGTTGATTTGCGGTTTGACGGAAAAATTTTCGCCCGATAA
- the recF gene encoding DNA replication/repair protein RecF (All proteins in this family for which functions are known are DNA-binding proteins that assist the filamentation of RecA onto DNA for the initiation of recombination or recombinational repair.) yields MKLFKLSIHGFRSHQDAVFLPHDGINLIYGKNGTGKTNLLEAIHYTCLTKSFLSTSDSDALHFQAGHFELEAVLQSDSENESKVRVYYSPAEGKHVFINKTPLESFSKIVGEFPCVALSPYDIALTQGSPQERRRFLDASISQTNKAYLADLLSYRRVLAQRNKLLADMKHRTFSSPELDVWTASLSALAASIIFRRIHFVRDFAQYLENAYADFQSIDETPGLTYKTELSLNENSFSEAELAKQISEKFEEMKFDELRRGLTLFGPHRDDLAFSINNLSLRKYASQGQHKTFVICLKLAQYFYICELLSEKPIFLLDDVFSELDSQRAEELVRILSSKRSGQSFITTTERKDFAEVKQHTIGGIISG; encoded by the coding sequence TTGAAGTTATTCAAACTTAGCATTCACGGATTTCGCTCGCATCAGGATGCCGTATTTTTGCCTCACGATGGCATCAACTTGATTTATGGGAAAAATGGTACTGGAAAAACCAACTTGCTTGAAGCGATTCACTACACGTGTTTAACAAAAAGCTTTCTTTCCACATCAGATAGCGATGCGCTGCATTTTCAGGCTGGCCATTTCGAACTGGAGGCGGTTTTGCAAAGCGATTCTGAAAATGAATCCAAAGTCAGGGTTTATTATTCTCCCGCCGAAGGCAAGCATGTTTTCATTAACAAAACGCCGCTTGAATCCTTTTCAAAAATTGTTGGTGAATTTCCTTGCGTGGCGCTTTCGCCTTACGACATTGCCCTAACTCAAGGTTCACCGCAGGAGCGCCGGCGTTTTTTGGACGCCTCCATTTCTCAGACCAATAAAGCATACCTCGCCGATTTGCTCAGCTATCGGCGCGTGCTTGCCCAGCGCAATAAACTCCTCGCTGATATGAAACACCGCACTTTTTCATCTCCAGAGCTTGATGTTTGGACGGCGAGTTTATCCGCACTGGCGGCGTCTATTATTTTTCGTCGGATTCATTTCGTGCGCGATTTTGCGCAGTATCTTGAAAACGCCTATGCTGATTTTCAATCCATCGATGAAACGCCTGGCTTGACTTACAAAACAGAGCTTTCATTAAATGAAAATTCTTTTTCCGAAGCAGAACTCGCCAAGCAAATTTCAGAGAAGTTTGAGGAAATGAAGTTCGATGAGCTGCGTCGTGGCCTCACACTTTTCGGGCCTCATCGCGACGATTTGGCGTTTTCCATCAACAATCTTTCCCTCCGAAAATATGCCTCGCAAGGTCAGCACAAGACCTTTGTCATCTGTTTAAAACTCGCGCAGTATTTCTATATTTGCGAATTGCTTTCCGAGAAGCCGATTTTTTTGCTCGATGATGTTTTCAGTGAACTGGATAGCCAGCGCGCCGAAGAGCTTGTGAGAATTCTTTCATCCAAGCGCTCAGGCCAGAGTTTTATTACGACAACCGAGCGAAAAGACTTTGCAGAAGTGAAGCAGCACACAATTGGGGGAATCATTTCCGGCTAA
- a CDS encoding MFS transporter: protein MSIEQPYSVEENKQLGSEPDKISLTSPDTLSSPNSSSGEKEKKLTHTTFSAFQHRSYRLMWIGSFISNMGTWSQRVAEPWLVFNLSGSAFLLGLNGFAAESPLLAFLLLGGVLADRTDRKKALIIAQLVQMLSALAIMSLALTDSLTVWLIIALSFVVGCAQSVSTPAYLSILPSLVSRENLTNAIALNSTQFNLSRLIGPVIGGILLTSIGAAWCFGVNALSYAAVIFVLAIIAVPKADTQNAGEDVWKSMREGLLEVASKKELVTLIIIICSVSFFAGPLLTFLPVLAKEVLHVDAQGFSIALACFGGGAVVGALIIASAGHIENRFRIVIGATALLGASLIAISFSNSYLLSLVFMAIAGIAFVGCGSLANTIMQTSVSDRIRGRAVSIYALAFRGGLPLGNLVAGALIHSFNVQLVLGLNGLALLIILFFTYQFGYRKYVVSAV from the coding sequence ATGAGCATTGAACAGCCTTATTCAGTAGAAGAAAATAAGCAGCTCGGCAGCGAGCCTGATAAAATCTCCTTAACCAGTCCTGATACGCTTTCCTCACCAAATTCAAGTTCTGGAGAAAAAGAAAAAAAACTCACCCATACAACCTTTTCCGCTTTTCAACATCGTAGCTACCGCTTGATGTGGATCGGCTCATTCATTTCCAACATGGGCACATGGTCGCAGCGCGTAGCTGAGCCATGGTTAGTTTTCAACCTTTCCGGCTCGGCTTTTTTACTTGGTTTAAACGGGTTTGCCGCAGAATCGCCATTGCTCGCATTTCTTTTGCTTGGCGGAGTTTTGGCCGATAGAACAGACCGAAAAAAAGCCCTTATCATCGCCCAACTGGTTCAAATGCTCAGCGCACTGGCCATTATGTCTCTTGCCTTAACCGATAGCTTAACGGTTTGGCTCATCATAGCCCTTTCGTTTGTTGTAGGCTGTGCACAATCCGTTTCGACGCCAGCTTATCTTTCGATTTTACCATCGCTTGTGAGTCGCGAGAATTTAACCAATGCCATTGCGCTAAATTCTACACAGTTTAATCTTTCCCGCTTGATTGGACCTGTGATCGGAGGAATTCTTTTAACTTCGATTGGTGCGGCTTGGTGCTTCGGTGTGAATGCACTCTCTTATGCGGCGGTCATTTTTGTGCTGGCCATTATTGCTGTGCCAAAAGCGGACACGCAAAATGCCGGAGAAGATGTTTGGAAAAGCATGCGCGAAGGCCTTTTGGAGGTCGCCTCTAAAAAAGAGCTTGTCACCTTGATCATCATTATTTGCTCGGTGAGCTTTTTTGCAGGTCCATTGCTAACCTTCCTGCCTGTGCTGGCAAAAGAAGTGCTTCATGTAGATGCACAAGGGTTTAGTATTGCGTTGGCGTGTTTTGGTGGAGGCGCTGTGGTTGGAGCGTTAATTATCGCTAGCGCCGGCCACATAGAAAATCGTTTTCGCATTGTTATTGGAGCAACAGCGCTGCTGGGAGCTTCGCTTATCGCCATCTCTTTTTCAAACAGTTATCTGCTCAGTCTTGTTTTTATGGCTATTGCAGGTATCGCATTTGTTGGTTGCGGCTCGCTTGCCAACACGATTATGCAAACCTCTGTCTCAGATAGAATTCGCGGTCGGGCTGTCAGCATCTACGCATTGGCCTTTCGCGGTGGATTACCTCTGGGGAATTTAGTGGCCGGAGCGCTGATTCATAGTTTTAATGTACAACTCGTATTGGGCTTAAATGGCTTGGCGCTTCTTATCATTTTGTTTTTTACTTATCAATTCGGCTACCGAAAATATGTGGTTTCCGCAGTTTAG
- the ftsA gene encoding cell division protein FtsA — protein sequence MSRGKIVVGLDIGTTKVCAVVAEKDEFGKMNILGMGRSNSEGLQRATVININKTVDAIKEAVSEAEHTSSIKIKGVNVGISGEHVQFVRGNAEVSINPLGIVNHADVLRFVEKAKKNLKYIDIDREIIHAIPQEFIVDDQEGVLDPIGMAGISMKGSVYVVVGMKMRIRNIEHCIAHAGLEIKAMTFEPIASGLAVIKESERKSGVVVIDIGGGTTDIAIYSRGVIRHSGVIKVAAVDVTNDVAIGLKTLHEIAEDLKVKHGCAYMRELMNDEEIQVQGIEGRPPKNFMRSALTNIIEARMIEIFELVRAELKKSGFYDYLNAGAIITGGGSLIPGTQGLAQEILGLDVRIGYPEGISGGIKKDINNPMYATVMGLVAHAFDDMEQHQEQMEALRENERQQKEIAAQIDAPASDSTDEPPESDMPQNAKKPDKSFLLKIKNWLDQI from the coding sequence ATGTCTCGAGGTAAAATAGTCGTCGGCCTTGACATAGGAACCACAAAAGTGTGTGCTGTGGTGGCCGAAAAGGATGAATTTGGCAAAATGAATATCCTTGGAATGGGGCGATCAAACTCCGAGGGACTTCAACGTGCGACCGTCATCAACATTAACAAAACAGTTGATGCTATTAAAGAAGCTGTTTCAGAAGCAGAGCACACTTCATCTATAAAAATTAAGGGCGTAAATGTCGGGATTTCAGGTGAGCATGTTCAGTTCGTTAGAGGAAATGCGGAAGTGAGCATCAATCCGTTGGGGATTGTCAATCATGCCGACGTTTTACGGTTTGTTGAAAAAGCCAAAAAAAACCTGAAATATATCGATATTGATAGAGAAATTATCCATGCGATTCCTCAAGAATTTATTGTAGACGATCAAGAAGGCGTTCTCGACCCGATTGGAATGGCCGGTATTTCCATGAAAGGCTCGGTTTATGTGGTCGTTGGAATGAAAATGAGAATCCGCAATATCGAGCATTGCATCGCACACGCAGGCCTTGAAATTAAGGCCATGACATTTGAGCCCATTGCATCCGGGCTTGCGGTCATAAAAGAAAGCGAGCGAAAAAGCGGCGTGGTGGTTATTGATATTGGTGGCGGAACCACCGATATTGCGATTTACTCTCGCGGCGTGATTCGTCATTCAGGTGTGATCAAAGTAGCCGCTGTTGATGTCACAAACGATGTGGCAATTGGCTTGAAAACACTGCATGAAATTGCCGAAGACCTCAAAGTCAAGCACGGCTGTGCCTACATGCGCGAGTTGATGAATGATGAAGAAATTCAAGTGCAAGGAATTGAAGGCCGTCCGCCTAAAAATTTTATGCGAAGCGCCTTAACAAATATCATCGAAGCACGAATGATAGAGATTTTTGAGTTGGTTCGTGCTGAGCTCAAAAAATCAGGATTTTATGATTATCTCAATGCGGGCGCCATCATCACCGGCGGCGGCAGCTTGATTCCTGGAACACAAGGTCTTGCTCAAGAAATTTTAGGTTTGGACGTTCGGATCGGCTATCCTGAAGGCATTTCTGGCGGAATTAAAAAAGATATTAATAACCCGATGTATGCAACCGTGATGGGACTCGTTGCCCATGCGTTTGACGATATGGAGCAACATCAAGAGCAAATGGAAGCGCTGCGGGAAAATGAGCGCCAACAAAAAGAAATTGCAGCTCAAATAGATGCGCCGGCATCGGACTCTACGGATGAGCCACCAGAATCGGATATGCCTCAAAATGCAAAGAAACCAGACAAATCGTTTTTATTGAAAATAAAAAACTGGTTAGACCAAATATGA
- a CDS encoding helix-turn-helix domain-containing protein, with the protein MRKSISDSITKTVRDLNKSGLVDDITLRNIEKLCLPEVKDYSPKKITEIRKRFNLSQAALASVFNISTSTVQKWEQGNKKPTGASRKLLDIMERKGLEALM; encoded by the coding sequence ATGAGAAAATCAATTTCGGATTCAATAACGAAAACCGTAAGGGACTTAAATAAAAGTGGGCTTGTGGATGACATTACTCTAAGAAATATTGAAAAATTATGTCTTCCGGAAGTTAAAGACTACTCTCCCAAAAAAATAACCGAAATCCGAAAAAGATTTAATTTAAGCCAAGCTGCGTTGGCAAGCGTTTTCAATATTAGTACCTCTACTGTACAGAAGTGGGAACAGGGGAATAAAAAGCCTACAGGCGCTTCAAGAAAATTGTTGGATATCATGGAAAGAAAAGGCTTAGAGGCTTTAATGTAA
- a CDS encoding Crp/Fnr family transcriptional regulator, translating to MPNFLECLPKSLQAELSLFGREKQYDTDDTLFQEGAPPKFLPIILSGRVKVVKFLDEGKETIINIFTDGDAFVIPPLVDNLSYPATAIAMERTRMVELERERFLELLKTNPDFSFAIIRELSKLLREKNKVIRELATSSPRHRILVTLERIVEKSGQKAYPIVITLRRREIAEMAGLTTETAIRVIRKLAAESVLKIERAKIIIESPLALTRELKRCAMNVTKS from the coding sequence ATGCCAAATTTTTTAGAATGTTTGCCTAAATCGCTTCAGGCTGAGCTCTCGTTGTTTGGGCGGGAAAAACAGTACGATACGGATGACACACTATTTCAGGAAGGCGCGCCGCCGAAGTTTTTACCGATCATTCTCTCAGGGCGAGTGAAGGTTGTCAAATTTCTTGATGAGGGAAAAGAAACGATTATTAACATTTTTACCGATGGGGATGCGTTTGTCATTCCGCCGCTTGTCGATAACCTTTCTTATCCAGCTACGGCCATTGCAATGGAACGCACGCGAATGGTAGAACTTGAGCGGGAGCGCTTTTTAGAATTACTCAAAACAAATCCTGATTTTTCCTTTGCGATTATCAGAGAGCTCTCGAAGCTGCTGCGGGAAAAAAATAAGGTCATTCGGGAATTGGCAACAAGTTCGCCACGCCATCGCATTTTGGTTACGTTAGAGCGAATTGTTGAAAAGTCTGGTCAAAAGGCGTACCCGATTGTGATCACATTGCGCCGTCGCGAAATTGCTGAAATGGCCGGACTGACTACCGAAACGGCCATTCGTGTTATTCGCAAACTGGCGGCGGAAAGCGTCTTGAAAATCGAACGAGCTAAAATTATCATCGAGTCTCCGCTGGCATTAACCCGAGAGTTAAAGCGATGTGCCATGAATGTGACCAAAAGCTAA